The Triticum dicoccoides isolate Atlit2015 ecotype Zavitan chromosome 6A, WEW_v2.0, whole genome shotgun sequence genome has a window encoding:
- the LOC119314701 gene encoding putative receptor protein kinase ZmPK1: protein MDGRSTPLLLLLTLVLLFLRVSAREFLSPGSSMSVEDSSDVLRSPDGTFTCGFNNISQTASIFSIWYSNTAERTVVWSANHLHPVYFKRSRVTLDADGRMAVEDYDGRPVWENNVSSSSSAQQAQLLDTGNLVVKGQGDIILWQSFHSPTDTLLPYQNITSAAKLVSASRLLVPGRYSFHFDDEHILTLFDDEKDISLKYWPIPSNDIWTKKRNAFSTTAIGVLDSSGYFLGSDNLTLKAVDWGHGVMRRLTLDYDGNLRLYSLNKIDGTWSVTWMAYQQTCCVLGLCGINGICVYTPQPACACAPGHEIIDPSDRSQGCRPKFNLSCDGQEMFLKLPATDFHGNDLRLNTIVSFDECKKICLKDCNCKGFAYWQGTGLCYPKGTLVGGVTGPSIVGGSIHLKIPKTLQVPRSSIPHSQPFGPKYVPNCSVKSKHFTVNFGDQPKSSQNGSHSHYLFLAYGFLLAIFCVELIFVALGCWFLFIREGKKLMGVWPAEVGYEMVTNHFRRYTYKELQRATQKFKDRIGCGASGLVYKGVLKDKRAIAVKTLADIHQGEEEFQHELSVIGRIYHMNLVRVWGFCSDGPHRILVLEYVENGSLDKTLFSSERLLGWSERFKIALGVARGLAYLHHECLEWVIHCDIKPENILLDDNLEPKISDFGLAKLVNRSGSNKNVSRIHGTRGYIAPEWVSSQPITSKVDVYSFGVVLLELLMGARVSDWASNAGEEVEMVLGTVVRMLTKNMMLEGSQHLWLPDFIDLRLNGQFDRLQARTMVKLTVSCLEEDSRKRPTMENLVQMLVSVDEASGTMQ from the coding sequence ATGGATGGACGCTCCACCCCTCTGCTCCTACTACTTACCTTGGTCCTTCTCTTTCTTCGCGTCTCCGCTCGCGAATTCCTCTCGCCGGGCTCCTCTATGTCCGTAGAGGATAGCTCCGACGTCCTCCGCTCACCGGATGGTACTTTCACCTGCGGCTTCAACAACATTTCTCAAACTGCCTCCATCTTCTCCATTTGGTACTCCAACACGGCTGAAAGAACGGTGGTCTGGAGCGCGAATCATCTCCACCCCGTTTACTTCAAGCGATCCCGAGTCACGCTAGATGCGGATGGCCGGATGGCCGTAGAAGACTACGATGGCCGCCCCGTCTGGGAGAACAATGTGTCGTCTTCTTCGAGTGCCCAGCAAGCTCAGCTGCTCGACACTGGGAACCTCGTCGTCAAAGGCCAAGGTGATATCATTCTGTGGCAAAGTTTCCATTCTCCTACCGACACATTGCTGCCCTATCAGAACATTACTAGTGCTGCAAAGTTGGTATCTGCTAGTAGGCTACTTGTCCCTGGCCGCTACAGCTTCCATTTTGATGATGAACATATACTCACACTGTTTGATGATGAGAAGGATATCTCTTTAAAATATTGGCCAATTCCTAGTAATGATATATGGACAAAGAAAAGAAATGCCTTTAGTACTACCGCAATTGGAGTCCTTGATAGCTCGGGGTATTTTCTTGGTAGTGACAACTTAACTCTTAAGGCTGTTGATTGGGGTCATGGGGTTATGAGGAGACTAACGTTGGATTATGATGGCAACCTTAGATTATACAGTCTAAATAAGATAGATGGAACATGGTCGGTCACGTGGATGGCATATCAACAGACCTGCTGTGTTCTTGGTTTGTGTGGCATTAATGGAATATGTGTGTACACTCCCCAGCCTGCTTGTGCTTGTGCCCCTGGACATGAGATAATCGACCCCAGTGACCGGAGCCAAGGTTGCAGACCAAAATTTAATCTCAGTTGTGATGGACAGGAGATGTTTCTGAAGCTACCCGCCACCGACTTCCATGGTAATGATCTTAGATTGAATACCATAGTTTCATTTGATGAATGCAAGAAGATATGCTTGAAGGACTGCAATTGCAAAGGTTTTGCATACTGGCAAGGAACCGGGCTTTGCTATCCAAAGGGGACCCTTGTTGGGGGTGTAACCGGGCCAAGTATTGTTGGTGGTTCTATCCATCTCAAGATTCCTAAGACGCTACAGGTCCCAAGGTCCTCAATTCCTCACTCGCAACCTTTTGGTCCTAAATATGTTCCTAATTGTAGTGTAAAGAGCAAACATTTCACAGTAAACTTTGGGGATCAACCTAAAAGCAGTCAAAATGGATCACACTCACATTACCTGTTCTTGGCGTATGGGTTCTTGTTAGCGATATTTTGTGTGGAGTTAATATTTGTGGCACTAGGATGCTGGTTTTTGTTCATAAGGGAAGGGAAAAAGTTAATGGGGGTATGGCCAGCTGAGGTTGGCTATGAAATGGTAACCAACCATTTTCGCAGATATACTTACAAGGAGTTGCAGAGAGCAACTCAAAAGTTCAAGGATCGAATTGGATGTGGGGCATCTGGTCTTGTATACAAGGGCGTCTTGAAAGACAAGAGGGCCATAGCAGTGAAAACTTTGGCAGACATACACCAAGGGGAAGAAGAATTCCAGCATGAACTGAGTGTGATTGGAAGGATTTACCATATGAATTTGGTGAGGGTTTGGGGATTCTGTTCTGATGGACCACACAGAATATTGGTTTTGGAGTATGTTGAGAATGGTTCTTTGGATAAAACCTTGTTTAGTAGTGAAAGGTTACTTGGATGGAGTGAAAGATTTAAGATTGCTCTAGGGGTGGCAAGAGGATTGGCCTATCTTCATCATGAGTGCTTGGAGTGGGTTATCCATTGTGACATCAAGCCTGAAAATATATTGTTGGATGATAACTTGGAGCCAAAGATCAGCGACTTTGGCCTTGCAAAACTTGTGAACAGAAGTGGATCCAATAAAAATGTATCAAGAATTCATGGAACTAGAGGTTATATTGCTCCCGAGTGGGTTTCTAGCCAGCCAATAACATCAAAGGTTGACGTCTACAGCTTCGGAGTGGTTCTCCTAGAACTACTCATGGGGGCTCGTGTTTCAGACTGGGCATCAAATGCCGGCGAGGAAGTGGAAATGGTCCTTGGAACGGTCGTTAGGATGCTTACAAAAAATATGATGCTGGAGGGAAGCCAACACTTATGGCTTCCTGACTTCATTGACTTGAGGTTGAACGGCCAGTTCGATAGACTGCAAGCAAGAACGATGGTCAAGTTGACTGTCTCATGCCTAGAAGAAGACAGTAGAAAAAGGCCCACCATGGAAAATCTTGTACAGATGCTTGTGTCGGTTGATGAAGCTAGTGGCACAATGCAGTAG
- the LOC119318558 gene encoding protein FAR1-RELATED SEQUENCE 5-like → MEEYLAAYTAKEDPATPAQPAVQTASALPARAAGSHAQQVPVAVAAPPTSSRVVAKSSNSSAKTPGSSSNKRVIYIVAGDDGSHVPILRKVQVYGEEASKGYEKTPAPACNVVKQARLDAGKQPVRRPRIQLLSHNREERSAELMDDDEEAAIALSVKLERNASYVDRSLQLVTAEEHDVMEIDDISSDDTGSQSDSDSSSGSESEKEEGRFFYPAPEALGTVKAPQVGMKFPTLEDAHEYYNTYALQTGFVVVRGRNYKRQRFQLDCNRNRKVKLVEDLNLKRKRKKNVIEKTNCQAKIIVKLIKGEWVIAAVQNEHNHPLSPSRSFTRFLTSQKHMSPEERSFSRVLQQSRVPPGEILKILRRMSGFFRELPSKEKQALILQSAEQWRKANLDVEKTLNHFEQLQLQDPCFFYTVQKDEDGTLRSIFWTDARSRMDYEIFGDFVSFNTTFSTNRHNMPFVPITGMNSRGRTIVLGCALLQDRKAETYKWMLETFLQEMGGGQIPRSVITSQDEAMAKAIAEVMPQARHRFCRWNGKAQEKMAAFVAARGNMKAELDILVDSSLTETEFEQGWSALIQRHDASENEYLQLLWEMRKTWAPVYFMQDFFPFVVSARGSQGAFSLFKENVLPKDKIENLIEKYEEMQDKIKKTDEEDVLEAATEPSCFSLQPIERHASRVYTRQIFLKVQKELLHSTAFKVQEIERGTLYRLDKAYSYENPEYDRDSFEVSIEPGLTDTYTCQCTKFARDGILCCHVFRLFTQFGIDEIPEKYIVARWTDGFREEQLERREEGRLVVAAQREEDAARYAALMSKAAGIGREICGDGAKCDEFMLELDRIREKMATMAMANDHV, encoded by the exons ATGGAGGAGTATCTTGCTGCCTACACG GCGAAAGAAGATCCCGCGACTCCGGCGCAGCCGGCTGTTCAGACGGCCAGTGCGCTGCCGGCCCGGGCAGCAGGCAGTCACGCGCAGCAGGTGCCAGTAGCTGTTGCTGCTCCGCCGACCAGTTCCAGAGTG GTTGCGAAGTCGAGCAACAGTTCGGCGAAAACCCCCGGGAGCTCCTCGAACAAGAGAGTGATATACATTGTGGCTGGGGATGATGGCTCCCATGTGCCGATCCTGCGCAAAGTGCAGGTGTATGGAGAAGAG GCTAGTAAGGGATATGAGAAGACGCCAGCACCTGCGTGCAACGTCGTTAAG CAAGCTCGTCTGGATGCTGGCAAACAACCGGTGAGACGACCAAGGATACAGCTGCTCAGCCACAACCGTGAG GAACGATCAGCAGAGCTCATGGATGACGATGAAGAAGCGGCAATCGCATTGTCTGTTAAACTGGAGAGAAACGCCAGCTATGTGGACCGTTCGCTGCAGCTGGTGACTGCTGAAGAACATGATGTTATGGAAATCGATGACATATCTAGCGACGATACAGGCAGTCAAAGTGATTCAGACAGCAGCTCTGGTAGTGAGTCAGAAAAGGAGGAAGGGAGGTTCTTCTATCCTGCCCCTGAGGCACTGGGCACTGTTAAAGCACCGCAAGTTGGAATGAAATTCCCAACCCTCGAAGATGCACACGAGTACTACAACACTTATGCTCTCCAGACTGGTTTCGTGGTGGTCAGGGGAAGAAACTACAAGAGACAGAGGTTTCAGCTAGACTGCAACAGGAATCGCAAGGTAAAGCTAGTTGAGGACCTGaacctgaagaggaagaggaagaagaatgtcATAGAGAAGACAAATTGCCAGGCAAAGATCATCGTGAAGCTTATCAAGGGAGAGTGGGTGATCGCAGCAGTTCAGAATGAACATAACCATCCGTTATCTCCAAGCCGTTCGTTCACAAGATTCTTAACGAGCCAAAAACACATGTCACCTGAAGAGAGGTCATTCTCAAGAGTTCTTCAGCAAAGCAGGGTGCCTCCCGGAGAGATTCTCAAGATTTTAAGAAGAATGAGTGGCTTTTTTCGGGAATTGCCATCAAAGGAAAAACAAGCACTGATCTTGCAGTCTGCTGAACAATGGAGGAAAGCAAACTTAGATGTTGAGAAAACACTGAACCACTTCGAGCAACTGCAGCTCCAGGACCCATGTTTTTTCTATACCGTGCAAAAGGATGAAGATGGCACGCTTAGGAGCATTTTCTGGACTGATGCAAGGTCAAGGATGGATTATGAAATCTTTGGTGATTTCGTATCGTTTAACACCACCTTCAGCACAAATAGACACAACATGCCTTTCGTTCCTATCACTGGGATGAATAGCCGTGGGAGAACAATCGTGTTAGGGTGTGCCTTGCTGCAAGATCGAAAAGCTGAAACCTACAAATGGATGCTCGAAACGTTTCTGCAGGAGATGGGAGGAGGTCAAATACCAAGATCAGTCATAACAAGCCAGGACGAAGCCATGGCGAAGGCAATAGCCGAGGTCATGCCACAAGCAAGGCACAGGTTCTGCAGATGGAACGGGAAAGCCCAGGAAAAGATGGCGGCCTTTGTGGCAGCAAGAGGCAACATGAAAGCAGAGCTGGACATCTTAGTTGACAGTTCACTGACAGAGACGGAGTTCGAACAAGGATGGAGTGCACTCATTCAGAGACATGATGCAAGTGAAAACGAGTACCTACAGTTGCTGTGGGAGATGAGGAAGACCTGGGCTCCTGTTTATTTCATGCAGGATTTCTTCCCTTTTGTCGTTTCAGCCAGAGGCAGCCAGGGGGCATTCTCACTGTTCAAAGAGAATGTGCTTCCCAAGGACAAGATAGAGAATCTGATTGAAAAGTACGAGGAGATGCAGGATAAGATCAAGAAAACGGACGAGGAAGATGTACTGGAAGCGGCGACCGAGCCTTCATGCTTCTCACTGCAGCCGATAGAAAGGCACGCATCACGTGTCTACACAAGGCAGATCTTCCTGAAAGTCCAGAAGGAGCTCCTCCACTCCACAGCATTCAAAGTGCAGGAGATAGAAAGAGGCACCCTGTACAGGCTGGACAAGGCCTACAGCTACGAGAACCCGGAGTACGACCGGGACTCCTTCGAGGTGTCAATCGAGCCCGGCCTCACCGACACGTACACGTGCCAGTGCACCAAGTTCGCCAGGGACGGGATCCTCTGCTGCCACGTGTTCAGGCTCTTCACGCAGTTTGGCATCGACGAGATACCGGAGAAATACATCGTGGCCCGGTGGACCGACGGTTTCAGggaggagcagctggagcggcgtgaGGAGGGGCGGTTGGTGGTGGCGGCGCAACGCGAGGAGGATGCGGCGAGGTACGCGGCACTGATGAGCAAGGCGGCTGGGATCGGGAGGGAGATCTGCGGCGACGGTGCCAAGTGCGACGAGTTCATGCTGGAGCTGGACAGGATCCGGGAGAAAATGGCGACGATGGCGATGGCGAATGATCACGTTTAG